The following coding sequences are from one Megalopta genalis isolate 19385.01 chromosome 19, iyMegGena1_principal, whole genome shotgun sequence window:
- the LOC143260795 gene encoding histone-lysine N-methyltransferase SETMAR-like, whose amino-acid sequence MERSNEKFCYVLQYYYDKGKNAAQACEKICAVYGEVTKKSNKIVEKVHQDKHISSVDIGMELGIDHKSVLNHLHKVGYKQKLDLWVPHELSAENIYDALLKRNEIEPFLKCVITGDEIWITYDNRKRHRS is encoded by the exons AGAGAAGTAATGAGAAATTTTGCTatgttttacaatattattacgacAAAGGGAAGAACGCTGCGCAGGCTTGTGAAAAAATTTGTGCTGTGTATGGTGAAG TTACtaaaaaaagtaataaaattgttgaaaaagtccACCAAGATAAGCACATTAGCAGTGTCGATATTGGTATGGAACTAGGCATTGACCACAAAAGTGTTTTGAACCATTTACACAAAGTTGGATACAAACAGAAGCTGGATCTTTGGGTTCCTCATGAGTTGAGCGCGGAAAACATCTATGATGCGCTGCTGAAACGTAACGAAATCGAGCCATTTCTGAAATGTGTCATAACCGGTGATGAAATATGGATCACGTACGACAATCGGAAGCGCCACAGATCGTGA